The bacterium genome window below encodes:
- a CDS encoding plastocyanin/azurin family copper-binding protein, which translates to MRCLVGAGVVLVAALPEFAMADMAPRPVTIQTFQFQPAQIEIAAGTPVTWTNTDEIEHTVTSGTPEHRTPMFNASLKGPGAAFSVTFSKPGTYVYFCDRHHFMQGQITVK; encoded by the coding sequence ATGCGATGCCTGGTCGGAGCGGGCGTCGTGCTGGTGGCGGCGCTACCGGAATTCGCGATGGCGGACATGGCACCGCGGCCGGTGACGATTCAGACGTTTCAGTTTCAACCGGCGCAGATCGAGATCGCCGCGGGGACGCCGGTCACGTGGACCAACACCGACGAGATCGAGCACACCGTCACGTCGGGGACGCCGGAGCATCGGACACCGATGTTCAACGCATCGCTGAAAGGGCCGGGCGCGGCGTTCAGCGTGACGTTTTCCAAACCGGGCACGTACGTGTACTTCTGCGATCGGCACCACTTCATGCAGGGACAGATCACCGTCAAGTAA
- a CDS encoding sigma factor — translation MAIARTGVIGGPAEPLFHLQMQTGRIGRVTTEPGDAELLARVAAGDVDAFRMLYDRYAGAVYSLAYGMLRDAHTAQDVAQDVLV, via the coding sequence ATGGCCATTGCGCGCACGGGAGTGATCGGTGGGCCGGCTGAACCCCTGTTCCATCTTCAAATGCAGACGGGGCGGATCGGCCGCGTGACGACCGAGCCCGGCGACGCGGAGCTGCTCGCACGCGTCGCCGCGGGTGACGTGGACGCGTTCCGGATGCTCTACGATCGGTACGCCGGCGCGGTCTACTCGCTTGCCTACGGCATGCTCCGCGACGCACACACCGCACAGGACGTGGCACAGGACGTCCTCGTTTGA
- a CDS encoding amidohydrolase produces MPLASVLDFVTAQAPQFAELSDRIWETPELGLHETKSSAALADALEASGFAVERGVAGMPTAFVATYGEGTPVIALLGEFDALPGLSQRRGTTEHKPIVPNGPGHGCGHNLLGTAAAAAAMAVRHAIRRGEVKGTVRFLGCPAEETLVGKAFMVKEGRFADVDCALTWHPGQQNQIMNELHTAVNSVRFTFHGVASHAAGMPENGRSALDAVELMNVGANFLREHVHYTTRIHYVITDGGLAPNVVPNRAEAWYFVRAPRRSQVEDVYARLLDIARGACLMTGTTHVVRLVAGCYDTLANKTLDGLLQRTMDAIGAPTYTAEEHAFARKLQATFPDGALRKALDDLRRRGVDLGTPGDPGTDLIEQILPIPPYGETLAGSTDVGDVSYVVPTAEMRTVTAPLGTPGHSWQMAASVGSPIGRRGMLFAAQILAAAACDLMSTPALIERAREEHREASASTPYVSPVRDVPGPALDL; encoded by the coding sequence ATGCCGTTAGCGTCTGTGCTCGACTTCGTCACCGCACAGGCCCCGCAGTTTGCCGAATTGAGCGATCGAATCTGGGAGACGCCGGAGCTCGGGTTGCACGAGACCAAGAGCAGCGCCGCGCTCGCCGACGCGCTGGAGGCGTCCGGGTTCGCGGTCGAGCGCGGCGTGGCCGGCATGCCGACCGCGTTCGTCGCGACGTATGGAGAAGGCACCCCCGTCATCGCGCTGCTCGGCGAGTTCGACGCCCTCCCGGGCTTGAGCCAGCGCCGCGGCACGACGGAGCACAAGCCGATCGTGCCAAACGGCCCGGGCCACGGGTGCGGCCACAATCTTCTCGGGACGGCGGCCGCCGCGGCCGCGATGGCCGTGCGCCACGCGATCCGCCGGGGGGAGGTCAAGGGCACGGTACGGTTCCTCGGATGCCCCGCCGAGGAGACCCTGGTCGGGAAGGCGTTCATGGTCAAGGAGGGACGGTTTGCGGACGTGGACTGCGCGCTCACGTGGCACCCCGGCCAGCAGAACCAGATCATGAACGAACTGCACACCGCGGTGAACTCCGTCCGATTCACGTTTCACGGGGTGGCGTCGCATGCGGCGGGGATGCCGGAGAACGGCCGCAGCGCGCTCGACGCGGTCGAGCTCATGAACGTCGGGGCGAACTTTCTGCGCGAGCACGTCCACTACACGACCCGCATCCACTACGTGATCACGGACGGCGGGCTGGCGCCGAACGTCGTGCCGAACCGTGCCGAGGCCTGGTACTTCGTCCGCGCGCCGCGCCGGTCCCAGGTGGAGGACGTGTACGCGCGCCTGCTCGACATCGCGCGCGGCGCGTGCCTGATGACCGGCACGACCCATGTCGTCCGCCTGGTCGCCGGATGTTATGACACGCTGGCGAACAAGACGCTCGACGGCCTCCTGCAGCGCACGATGGACGCGATCGGCGCGCCCACCTACACCGCCGAAGAACACGCGTTCGCGCGCAAGCTCCAGGCGACGTTCCCCGACGGCGCGCTGCGCAAGGCGCTCGACGATCTGCGGCGCCGCGGCGTGGACCTCGGCACTCCCGGCGACCCGGGTACGGATCTGATCGAGCAGATCCTGCCTATCCCGCCCTACGGCGAGACGCTCGCGGGCTCGACGGACGTCGGGGATGTATCGTACGTCGTGCCGACCGCGGAAATGCGCACGGTCACCGCGCCGCTCGGAACCCCAGGTCACTCCTGGCAGATGGCGGCGAGCGTGGGCAGCCCGATCGGGCGGCGGGGAATGCTGTTCGCCGCGCAGATCCTTGCTGCGGCGGCCTGCGATCTGATGAGTACGCCGGCGCTGATCGAGCGTGCGAGGGAGGAGCACCGGGAAGCGAGCGCGTCTACGCCGTATGTCTCGCCCGTCCGAGACGTACCGGGCCCGGCGCTCGACCTGTAG
- a CDS encoding ThiF family adenylyltransferase yields GIVDGDRVDLSNLHRQILHPTHAVGQDKTASAQQTLAGVNPEVTVVPYQTVLTSANALDIIKDYDVVVNGSDNFPTRYLVNDACVLLKKPLVDASILKWEGQATTFLPGRGCYRCLFPTPPPPGAVPSCAEGGILGALCGFAGARQALEVLKILLGVGETLANRLLIFDALEGETRVVRWSRNPDCPVCGDHPTIHELIDYEQFCGMPAHDRAAAAAGPIPEISPVEARDLLARGGVQLIDVREPWEHDEAHIAGGQLIPMGDVPARVREIDPNVPAIVYCRSGARSGKIVAMLRSTGYGKAMNLKGGILAWANAQLPTE; encoded by the coding sequence GGGATCGTAGACGGGGACCGCGTGGATCTGTCCAATCTGCACCGGCAGATCCTGCACCCGACGCACGCCGTGGGTCAGGACAAGACCGCGTCCGCCCAGCAGACGCTCGCCGGCGTGAACCCTGAGGTCACGGTGGTGCCGTACCAGACCGTGCTGACCAGCGCGAACGCGCTCGACATCATCAAGGACTACGATGTCGTCGTGAACGGCAGCGACAACTTTCCCACGCGCTACCTCGTCAACGACGCCTGCGTCCTCTTGAAGAAGCCGCTTGTGGATGCGAGTATCCTCAAGTGGGAGGGGCAGGCGACGACGTTCCTGCCCGGGCGCGGGTGCTACCGCTGCCTGTTCCCGACGCCGCCGCCGCCCGGCGCCGTGCCGAGCTGCGCGGAAGGGGGCATTCTGGGCGCGTTGTGCGGCTTCGCCGGGGCACGACAGGCGCTCGAGGTGCTGAAGATCCTGCTCGGCGTCGGCGAGACGCTCGCCAATAGGCTATTGATTTTCGACGCGCTCGAAGGGGAGACCCGGGTCGTGCGGTGGAGCCGCAATCCCGACTGCCCGGTGTGCGGCGACCATCCGACGATTCATGAGTTGATCGACTACGAGCAGTTCTGCGGCATGCCGGCACACGACCGCGCCGCGGCGGCCGCAGGACCGATCCCGGAGATCTCCCCGGTGGAGGCGCGGGACCTGCTGGCGCGGGGCGGCGTGCAACTGATTGACGTGCGCGAACCGTGGGAGCACGACGAGGCGCACATCGCGGGCGGCCAGCTGATCCCCATGGGGGACGTGCCTGCGCGCGTACGCGAGATCGACCCAAACGTGCCGGCGATCGTCTACTGCCGGTCGGGCGCGCGAAGCGGCAAGATCGTAGCGATGCTGCGGAGCACCGGATACGGCAAGGCGATGAACCTCAAGGGCGGCATCCTAGCCTGGGCGAACGCGCAGTTGCCGACGGAGTAG
- a CDS encoding ABC transporter substrate-binding protein: MGGSLARRGAAWAVVVACAVVLFGISGSGYATTPTTLTIALGIDADTLDPLGQTTATVSNIVDYMFDPLIWYNDERSGAGPGQPQYTKLVGQLATSWTISPDGRTYTVKLRQGVKFQDGTAFDAQAVKFNIERALDPSVRNSARYYWSALDTSKIETPDPYTIVLHFKQPNATLPEELATTAAEIVSPAAAKALGNAKVALAPVNAGSGPYLFKEWVHGDHITLARNPDYWGRKPFFDQVIFRVVPNAGTRETMLRAGDAQMAFEPPAPDVPAMRKDPSLRVVEGPTDRDIFIGMNNLYGPLKDARVRQALNYAVNKQALIHSVIFGLATVLESPTTPNLFGYTRIQPGGWPFDPARAKQLLTEAGYPNGFSIAFRAPTGRYIQDYQAAQAIAAQLANVGVKATVETADWPSYIGALAVPADRTPIQMYMLGQAGPYLDAAAQLFGVFYSGLWPPHGYIATFYKDPKVDQLLLDGQTTMNPKERQAIYKEAQEAIWKDAPWIFLWAQNFYVVTSSHLEGVSIVPTEKWAAIYATWK; the protein is encoded by the coding sequence ATGGGTGGGTCGCTTGCGCGCCGCGGGGCGGCATGGGCCGTCGTGGTCGCCTGCGCGGTCGTTCTCTTCGGCATCTCGGGGAGCGGGTACGCGACGACCCCGACGACGCTCACGATTGCGCTCGGCATCGACGCCGACACGCTGGACCCGCTCGGCCAGACCACCGCCACCGTGTCGAACATCGTGGACTACATGTTCGACCCGCTGATCTGGTACAACGACGAGCGGTCGGGGGCCGGCCCGGGCCAACCGCAATACACCAAGCTCGTCGGGCAGCTTGCGACTTCGTGGACGATCAGTCCCGACGGGCGCACGTACACCGTCAAGCTGCGCCAGGGGGTCAAGTTCCAGGACGGCACCGCCTTCGACGCTCAAGCCGTGAAATTCAACATCGAGCGGGCGCTCGACCCGTCGGTACGCAACTCCGCCCGCTACTACTGGAGCGCCCTCGATACGAGCAAGATCGAGACGCCCGACCCCTACACGATCGTGCTGCACTTCAAACAGCCCAACGCCACGCTGCCGGAGGAGCTGGCGACCACGGCCGCTGAGATCGTGTCGCCGGCCGCGGCCAAGGCCCTGGGGAACGCCAAGGTGGCCCTGGCCCCGGTCAACGCGGGTTCCGGCCCGTACCTGTTCAAGGAGTGGGTGCACGGCGACCACATCACGCTCGCGCGCAACCCAGACTACTGGGGGCGCAAGCCGTTCTTCGACCAGGTGATCTTCCGCGTCGTCCCCAACGCGGGGACTCGCGAGACGATGCTGCGGGCGGGCGACGCCCAGATGGCGTTCGAGCCGCCGGCGCCCGACGTGCCGGCGATGCGCAAGGACCCGTCGCTGCGGGTCGTGGAAGGGCCGACCGACCGGGACATCTTCATCGGGATGAACAACCTGTACGGCCCGCTCAAGGACGCGCGCGTGCGCCAAGCGCTCAACTACGCGGTCAACAAGCAGGCACTGATCCACAGCGTGATCTTCGGGCTGGCGACCGTGCTCGAATCGCCGACCACCCCCAATCTCTTCGGATACACGCGGATCCAGCCGGGGGGCTGGCCGTTTGATCCCGCCCGCGCGAAGCAACTGCTCACGGAGGCCGGCTACCCGAACGGCTTCAGCATTGCGTTCCGGGCGCCCACGGGCCGCTACATCCAGGACTACCAGGCGGCTCAGGCGATCGCCGCGCAACTCGCAAACGTCGGGGTCAAGGCCACCGTGGAGACGGCCGACTGGCCGAGCTACATCGGCGCGCTCGCAGTGCCGGCGGACCGGACCCCGATTCAGATGTACATGCTGGGGCAGGCCGGGCCGTACTTGGATGCCGCCGCGCAGCTGTTCGGAGTGTTCTACTCGGGGCTGTGGCCGCCACACGGATATATCGCCACCTTCTACAAGGATCCCAAGGTCGACCAGTTGCTGCTGGACGGCCAGACGACCATGAATCCGAAGGAGCGGCAGGCGATCTACAAAGAAGCGCAGGAGGCGATCTGGAAGGACGCGCCGTGGATCTTCCTCTGGGCCCAAAACTTCTACGTCGTGACGAGCAGCCATCTCGAGGGCGTGAGCATCGTGCCCACGGAAAAGTGGGCGGCGATCTACGCGACGTGGAAGTAG